In Vicinamibacteria bacterium, the sequence TTGGCGGTCGGCTTCGCGCTCGGGGCCGCCGTTCTGGGGGCCCTCAGGGGCGTGGACCGGGGCGGGCTGACCTTTTATGCCATCATCGCGGCCGGGGTTGGGGTCTGGTTCGGGCTGCGGAGTGGTCTCGAGTGGCTACACGCCTGGACGGACCGCCGTTTCTTCCGCGACGCATACCAGGCCGAGAAAATCCTGAGCGAACTGAGTGACAGCGTGCGCTCGATCGGCGAAACCAAGTCCTTGCTCATGACGGTCGCCGAGCGCATCGCGGAGTCCATGCACGTGCCCCGCATCGCGGTCTTGATAGATGGTAGCGGTCCCTATCGCCCCGCCTACGCGCTCGGTTACCCCGAGATCCCAGACGTGACCTTCCCCCCAAACGCGGTCACGGTTCGTCAGCTCGGGTGCGAGGGCAACCCCCTGCGCGTGTATCTTGACAATCCGAACTCGTGGGTAAACCGTTCGCCCGAGCTGACCCCGGAGGAACGCGCCCAGCTCGAGCTGCTCGAAAGCGAGCTCTTGTTGCCCCTAACCTTGAAGGACAAGCTCCTCGGGTTCGTGAGCCTCAGTCAAAAGCGATCCGAGGAGCCCTATTCCGGCGGCGACCTGCGGCTCCTTAAGTCGGTGGCGACCCAGACCGGTCTTGCCCTCGAAAACTCACGCCTCACCGCGACCATAGCGGAAAGCGTCGCCCGGCGCGAGAAGCTGAACCGCGAGCTGGAAATCGCGCGTGAGGTTCAGGAGCGCTTGTTCCCCCAGAGGCTGCCCGCAGTCGCGGGGCTTGATTACTTTGGCAAGTGCCGCCCCGCGCTCGGCGTGGGCGGGGACTACTACGACTTCCTGGCCCTACCCGGGGGAAAGCTAGGCATTGCGATCGGCGATGTCTCCGGCAAGGGAATTGCGGCCGCTCTCATGATGGCTAGCCTTGAAGCGTCGCTCCGGGCCGAGGCCATGCGCGGCACCGATGATCTGTGCACCCTCATTCAGAGCGTGAATCGCCTGGTGTTCGATGCGACGGCGGAGAACCGTTACGCGACGTTTTTCTACGCCCAGTACGACCCTTCTTCTCGCCGCTTGACCTACGTGAACGCCGGGCACAACCCCCCCATGCTCTTTCGGCGAACGGGCGGAGCCGGCATGCCATCGCGATTGGAGGCGACGGGCACCGTCGTGGGACTGCTTGCCGACCCCGCCTTCCATCAAGCTTCCCTCACCCTTCAGCCCGGGGACGTCTTTCTCGCCTACACGGACGGGGTGAGTGAGGCAATGAACTCCGCGGATGAGGAGTGGGGCGAAGGCGGGATGATAGCGACGATGGGAAGCGCGGATGGCTTATGCGCGGCCGAGACCGTGGAGCGCATCATCGGTGCCGCGGATTCGTTCGCGGCGGGTGCTGAGCAACACGACGACATGACCTTGGTGGTATTGAGGGTTCTGATTGAATCCGCCGTAGCCGGTCAACACGCTGAAGGACTAACGGTAACCCCCAGGACCTAGGCGTCCCATTCCGTGCCGAACGAGCGGCCAACCAGCTCTGGGTTGGTTGGGCCCGTGGGAGCTCGAATCTCGAGCGCCTATCGGACCTTAGCCACGACCATCGTCATGTCGTCGTGCTGCTGCATGCCGTGCGCGAACTCGTCCACCGCTTGGATCACAGCCCCGACGATTCCCTCCGCCGGTCGTTCCGACGCCGCCCACAGAGCCTGCTCCAGGCGTTCCTCACCGAACTCCTCACCCTCCGGGCTGAAGGCCTCGGTGATTCCATCTGTGTAGGCGACCAGCAAATCGCCCGGGTTGAGGTGGATCCGGCACTCCTCGTAGGTGGTCCGTTGCAACGCGCCGATCACGAGGCCCCCCGTGCTGAGGCGTAGAGCCGTCACCAGCTCCGGGGCGACGGCTACTCCTCCCTCGTTCGCGGAGCCGGGCCAGCTCGCTTGCTTCGCCAACGAGCCCGCGCCGGGCCCGTCGCCCCCCCGGCTGCCCCGGAACAAGAGGGGCGGGTTGTGGCCGGCATTGACGTAGGTGAGCTGGCCGGTGTGCTCGGCAAACTCGGCATAAAAGAAGCTGGCGAAGCGATTGCGCTCGGCGGAGCGATAGAGCAGCCCGTTCATGGCCGCCACGAGTTGCCCGGGGGCGACGCTGCCCGCCTGGCTGCGAAGGGAAGCCTGCACCACCGACATGAGCAGGGCGGCCGAGATCCCCTTACCCGC encodes:
- a CDS encoding PP2C family protein-serine/threonine phosphatase, which translates into the protein IENSQLVHRRAEEEFLRREIAMASDVQRRLFPDRPPESPHLELAGVCRPAQAVGGDYYDFLRLGEGRLGIAVADVAGKGISAALLMSVVQASLRSQAGSVAPGQLVAAMNGLLYRSAERNRFASFFYAEFAEHTGQLTYVNAGHNPPLLFRGSRGGDGPGAGSLAKQASWPGSANEGGVAVAPELVTALRLSTGGLVIGALQRTTYEECRIHLNPGDLLVAYTDGITEAFSPEGEEFGEERLEQALWAASERPAEGIVGAVIQAVDEFAHGMQQHDDMTMVVAKVR
- a CDS encoding PP2C family protein-serine/threonine phosphatase; this encodes MMPFFCLLLGFWVAAVRPRDPLAWLLLALMLSFTAFPYPGVETWGAVWRDLGQVYQRGLNSTWALGMMLFGIYFPAPFAPDQRRRWWDWCKWLIGVPLAVLAVPSMIEAVGELENLAAVMPLERLDIYSNTVVSLLSYAAVAVFFASLGAKMGRAGSKDAKRRLRLLFWGANVSLSPIFVLTIIAHYKHVLLEAAVPKWVSAPASLLLFLFPVTLAYVIVVHRAMDVRVVIRQGLQYAVAKGGIRLLRLAVGFALGAAVLGALRGVDRGGLTFYAIIAAGVGVWFGLRSGLEWLHAWTDRRFFRDAYQAEKILSELSDSVRSIGETKSLLMTVAERIAESMHVPRIAVLIDGSGPYRPAYALGYPEIPDVTFPPNAVTVRQLGCEGNPLRVYLDNPNSWVNRSPELTPEERAQLELLESELLLPLTLKDKLLGFVSLSQKRSEEPYSGGDLRLLKSVATQTGLALENSRLTATIAESVARREKLNRELEIAREVQERLFPQRLPAVAGLDYFGKCRPALGVGGDYYDFLALPGGKLGIAIGDVSGKGIAAALMMASLEASLRAEAMRGTDDLCTLIQSVNRLVFDATAENRYATFFYAQYDPSSRRLTYVNAGHNPPMLFRRTGGAGMPSRLEATGTVVGLLADPAFHQASLTLQPGDVFLAYTDGVSEAMNSADEEWGEGGMIATMGSADGLCAAETVERIIGAADSFAAGAEQHDDMTLVVLRVLIESAVAGQHAEGLTVTPRT